A region of Solanum dulcamara chromosome 7, daSolDulc1.2, whole genome shotgun sequence DNA encodes the following proteins:
- the LOC129895233 gene encoding serine protease inhibitor 5-like has translation MSNHLFLLSLCLSLPFIAFSSTFTSQNPIDLPTATNKLVLDTNGNALDPRATYRIVSIGRGAAGGDVYLGTSPNSSAPCPNGVFRYNSDVGQPIGTPVRFIKSDHDTGPSIFENQDVNVQFDIATSRLCVIYANWKVGDYDVSLGARLLETGGTLRRQDSSWFKIVKVSELSYNLFYCPGPFVCPSCPVDQCQAVGVVIQDGKRRLALVKDRPFGLKFQKV, from the coding sequence ATGAGCAACCATTTATTCCTCTTATCTCTATGTTTATCACTTCCCTTTATTGCCTTTTCATCAACTTTCACTTCCCAAAATCCCATCGACTTACCCACTGCTACTAATAAATTAGTACTAGACACCAACGGTAACGCACTTGATCCTCGTGCAACTTACCGCATCGTTTCCATTGGTCGTGGCGCCGCGGGTGGTGACGTGTACCTAGGTACCTCCCCGAACTCATCCGCACCTTGTCCTAACGGCGTTTTCCGTTACAACTCTGATGTAGGACAACCAATCGGTACACCGGTTAGGTTCATTAAGTCTGATCATGATACCGGACCAAGTATTTTCGAAAACCAAGACGTTAACGTGCAATTCGACATTGCAACTTCAAGACTATGTGTTATTTATGCAAATTGGAAAGTCGGAGATTACGATGTATCTCTAGGAGCACGATTGTTGGAGACTGGTGGAACATTAAGACGACAAGATAGTAGTTGGTTCAAGATTGTGAAAGTATCAGAATTGAgttacaatttattttattgtcctgGTCCTTTTGTTTGTCCATCTTGTCCTGTTGATCAATGTCAAGCAGTGGGTGTAGTTATACAAGATGGAAAGAGGCGTTTGGCTCTTGTGAAAGATCGGCCTTTTGGTCTGAAATTCCAGAAAGTCTAA
- the LOC129895378 gene encoding uncharacterized protein LOC129895378, which produces MADWGPVLIAVVLFVLLSPGLLFQLPGRGKVVEFGGMQTSGAAILVHSIIYFGLITILLIAVGVHVYAG; this is translated from the coding sequence ATGGCTGATTGGGGACCAGTGTTAATAGCGGTGGTGTTGTTCGTGCTGTTATCGCCGGGGCTGTTGTTTCAGTTACCCGGCCGTGGAAAAGTGGTGGAGTTCGGCGGGATGCAAACGAGCGGCGCTGCTATTTTGGTACATTCCATCATTTACTTTGGGCTCATCACTATCTTACTTATTGCCGTCGGCGTCCATGTCTATGCCGGTTAA